A portion of the Manihot esculenta cultivar AM560-2 chromosome 2, M.esculenta_v8, whole genome shotgun sequence genome contains these proteins:
- the LOC110620667 gene encoding probable serine/threonine-protein kinase At1g09600 isoform X1 encodes MGCICSKGANEDIDINEIEIEKQKQNEFDKSSVQLVAPAPSKKEEDDFSRKDGSACRASKPNGGAAVVPLEGGGEKNTMIVERPLNVRHRRCATTDLGSTGHHNQQMGRIVAMPHGSEGELNVAGWPQWLTSAAGEAIKGWLPRRADSFEKLDKIGQGTYSSVYKARDLDTGKVVAMKKVRFVNMDPESVRFMAREIHILRKLDHPNVMKLEGIVTSRISESLYLVFEYMEHDLAGLAATRGIKFTEPQVPCLSNNVTLEIINTRLYDFSRDTNLIFLQIKCYMQQLLCGLEHCHSRGVLHRDIKGSNLLLDDNGVLKIGDFGLANFFQPDQNQALTSRVVTLWYRAPELLLGATQYGVGIDLWSAGCILAELFAGKPIMTGRTEVEQMHKILKLCGSPSEDYWQKSKLTHTTSFKLQSYKRCLSDTFKNFPPSALSLVDKLLALEPEARGSATSALRSEFFSTEPLPCDPSSIPKYPPSKELDAKVREEEARRRRAEARGRRHARDLKRDQSPEFIAQGQTTSTSYKYDPDEDAGSGFRIEPPRFAHKNNGLSQPSSMIHPVIRSSVHKNVGSSAHNTDVITQRPCIPQTAAEISNTTLKKDQRIPNKDSVGYVPRKNRINFSGPLMTSGGNIDDLLKEHERQIQQAVRKARLEKSGTKTNVDG; translated from the exons ATGGGCTGCATCTGCTCCAAAGGAGCAAACGAAGATATTGACATAAACGAAATTGAAATAGAGAAACAAAAACAGAATGAATTCGATAAATCATCAGTGCAATTGGTTGCTCCGGCACCGTCAAAGAAGGAGGAAGATGATTTCAGCCGCAAGGATGGGTCTGCTTGTCGCGCTTCAAAGCCAAATGGAGGGGCAGCCGTTGTTCCATTAGAAGGTGGAGGAGAAAAGAATACAATGATTGTTGAGAGACCTTTAAATGTTCGTCATCGGAGATGCGCAACAACGGATTTGGGTTCCACTGGACACCACAACCAGCAAATGGGTAGGATTGTTGCCATGCCGCATGGTTCTGAAGGAGAACTAAATGTTGCAGGTTGGCCACAGTGGTTAACCTCAGCTGCCGGCGAAGCAATCAAAGGTTGGCTTCCTCGACGAGCAGATTCCTTTGAGAAGCTAGACAAG ATTGGACAAGGAACTTACAGCAGTGTATATAAAGCCCGAGATCTGGATACTGGGAAGGTTGTTGCAATGAAGAAGGTCAGATTTGTGAATATGGATCCTGAAAGTGTACGTTTCATGGCTAGGGAAATCCATATTCTTCGAAAACTCGACCATCCAAATGTTATGAAACTTGAAGGTATAGTCACTTCCAGAATCTCTGAAAGCTTGTACCTTGTCTTCGAGTACATGGAGCATGATCTTGCAGGACTTGCAGCAACTCGTGGGATCAAGTTCACAGAACCACAGGTACCTTGTCTTTCGAACAATGTGACTTTGGAAATTATTAACACTAGATTATATGATTTTTCCAGGGATACTAATCTCATTTTCTTGCAGATTAAATGTTATATGCAACAACTTCTTTGCGGACTTGAACACTGCCACAGCCGAGGGGTATTACACAGAGACATTAAGGGTTCAAATCTTCTGCTTGACGATAATGGAGTTCTCAAGATTGGAGACTTTGGTCTGGCAAACTTTTTTCAGCCTGATCAAAATCAAGCATTAACAAGTCGTGTTGTCACCCTCTGGTATAGGGCACCTGAGCTTTTACTTGGTGCGACACAATATGGAGTAGGTATAGATTTGTGGAGCGCTGGTTGCATTCTTGCTGAGTTATTTGCCGGGAAGCCTATTATGACAGGAAGAACAGAG GTGGAGCAAATGCACAAGATTCTCAAGCTTTGTGGTTCACCCTCTGAAGACTACTGGCAGAAATCAAAACTGACCCATACAACTAGTTTCAAACTGCAATCTTACAAGCGTTGTCTCTCTGACACATTCAAAAACTTTCCCCCTTCAGCTTTGTCCCTCGTTGATAAGCTCCTGGCACTGGAACCAGAAGCTAGGGGTTCTGCGACTTCAGCTTTAAGGAGTGAG TTCTTCAGCACAGAGCCCTTACCTTGTGATCCATCAAGCATACCAAAATATCCTCCGAGTAAGGAACTGGACGCAAAGGTTCGAGAAGAAGAAGCAAGAAG GAGAAGAGCAGAGGCTAGAGGACGTAGACATGCAAGAGATCTTAAGAGAGACCAGTCACCAGAATTCATTGCTCAAGGGCAGACAACAAGCACAAGTTACAAATATGATCCTGATGAGGACGCTGGTTCTGGTTTCCGAATTGAGCCTCCCAGATTTGCTCATAAGAACAATGGTTTATCTCAGCCTAGTTCAATGATTCATCCTGTAATAAGATCATCGGTTCATAAGAATGTAGGCTCTTCAGCGCATAATACAGATGTGATTACCCAGAGACCTTGCATACCTCAGACTGCTGCAGAGATCTCAAACACAACTCTTAAGAAGGATCAAAGGATTCCTAACAAAGACTCTGTG GGGTATGTTCCTAGGAAAAACAGGATTAACTTCTCAGGACCATTGATGACTTCTGGAGGAAACATTGACGACTTACTTAAAGAACATGAGAGACAAATCCAACAAGCTGTCCGAAAAGCACGTCTGGAGAAGTCTGGAACAAAAACTAATGTTGATGGTTAG
- the LOC110620667 gene encoding probable serine/threonine-protein kinase At1g09600 isoform X2, protein MGCICSKGANEDIDINEIEIEKQKQNEFDKSSVQLVAPAPSKKEEDDFSRKDGSACRASKPNGGAAVVPLEGGGEKNTMIVERPLNVRHRRCATTDLGSTGHHNQQMGRIVAMPHGSEGELNVAGWPQWLTSAAGEAIKGWLPRRADSFEKLDKIGQGTYSSVYKARDLDTGKVVAMKKVRFVNMDPESVRFMAREIHILRKLDHPNVMKLEGIVTSRISESLYLVFEYMEHDLAGLAATRGIKFTEPQIKCYMQQLLCGLEHCHSRGVLHRDIKGSNLLLDDNGVLKIGDFGLANFFQPDQNQALTSRVVTLWYRAPELLLGATQYGVGIDLWSAGCILAELFAGKPIMTGRTEVEQMHKILKLCGSPSEDYWQKSKLTHTTSFKLQSYKRCLSDTFKNFPPSALSLVDKLLALEPEARGSATSALRSEFFSTEPLPCDPSSIPKYPPSKELDAKVREEEARRRRAEARGRRHARDLKRDQSPEFIAQGQTTSTSYKYDPDEDAGSGFRIEPPRFAHKNNGLSQPSSMIHPVIRSSVHKNVGSSAHNTDVITQRPCIPQTAAEISNTTLKKDQRIPNKDSVGYVPRKNRINFSGPLMTSGGNIDDLLKEHERQIQQAVRKARLEKSGTKTNVDG, encoded by the exons ATGGGCTGCATCTGCTCCAAAGGAGCAAACGAAGATATTGACATAAACGAAATTGAAATAGAGAAACAAAAACAGAATGAATTCGATAAATCATCAGTGCAATTGGTTGCTCCGGCACCGTCAAAGAAGGAGGAAGATGATTTCAGCCGCAAGGATGGGTCTGCTTGTCGCGCTTCAAAGCCAAATGGAGGGGCAGCCGTTGTTCCATTAGAAGGTGGAGGAGAAAAGAATACAATGATTGTTGAGAGACCTTTAAATGTTCGTCATCGGAGATGCGCAACAACGGATTTGGGTTCCACTGGACACCACAACCAGCAAATGGGTAGGATTGTTGCCATGCCGCATGGTTCTGAAGGAGAACTAAATGTTGCAGGTTGGCCACAGTGGTTAACCTCAGCTGCCGGCGAAGCAATCAAAGGTTGGCTTCCTCGACGAGCAGATTCCTTTGAGAAGCTAGACAAG ATTGGACAAGGAACTTACAGCAGTGTATATAAAGCCCGAGATCTGGATACTGGGAAGGTTGTTGCAATGAAGAAGGTCAGATTTGTGAATATGGATCCTGAAAGTGTACGTTTCATGGCTAGGGAAATCCATATTCTTCGAAAACTCGACCATCCAAATGTTATGAAACTTGAAGGTATAGTCACTTCCAGAATCTCTGAAAGCTTGTACCTTGTCTTCGAGTACATGGAGCATGATCTTGCAGGACTTGCAGCAACTCGTGGGATCAAGTTCACAGAACCACAG ATTAAATGTTATATGCAACAACTTCTTTGCGGACTTGAACACTGCCACAGCCGAGGGGTATTACACAGAGACATTAAGGGTTCAAATCTTCTGCTTGACGATAATGGAGTTCTCAAGATTGGAGACTTTGGTCTGGCAAACTTTTTTCAGCCTGATCAAAATCAAGCATTAACAAGTCGTGTTGTCACCCTCTGGTATAGGGCACCTGAGCTTTTACTTGGTGCGACACAATATGGAGTAGGTATAGATTTGTGGAGCGCTGGTTGCATTCTTGCTGAGTTATTTGCCGGGAAGCCTATTATGACAGGAAGAACAGAG GTGGAGCAAATGCACAAGATTCTCAAGCTTTGTGGTTCACCCTCTGAAGACTACTGGCAGAAATCAAAACTGACCCATACAACTAGTTTCAAACTGCAATCTTACAAGCGTTGTCTCTCTGACACATTCAAAAACTTTCCCCCTTCAGCTTTGTCCCTCGTTGATAAGCTCCTGGCACTGGAACCAGAAGCTAGGGGTTCTGCGACTTCAGCTTTAAGGAGTGAG TTCTTCAGCACAGAGCCCTTACCTTGTGATCCATCAAGCATACCAAAATATCCTCCGAGTAAGGAACTGGACGCAAAGGTTCGAGAAGAAGAAGCAAGAAG GAGAAGAGCAGAGGCTAGAGGACGTAGACATGCAAGAGATCTTAAGAGAGACCAGTCACCAGAATTCATTGCTCAAGGGCAGACAACAAGCACAAGTTACAAATATGATCCTGATGAGGACGCTGGTTCTGGTTTCCGAATTGAGCCTCCCAGATTTGCTCATAAGAACAATGGTTTATCTCAGCCTAGTTCAATGATTCATCCTGTAATAAGATCATCGGTTCATAAGAATGTAGGCTCTTCAGCGCATAATACAGATGTGATTACCCAGAGACCTTGCATACCTCAGACTGCTGCAGAGATCTCAAACACAACTCTTAAGAAGGATCAAAGGATTCCTAACAAAGACTCTGTG GGGTATGTTCCTAGGAAAAACAGGATTAACTTCTCAGGACCATTGATGACTTCTGGAGGAAACATTGACGACTTACTTAAAGAACATGAGAGACAAATCCAACAAGCTGTCCGAAAAGCACGTCTGGAGAAGTCTGGAACAAAAACTAATGTTGATGGTTAG